The DNA region CCGGCTCGGCGGCGACGAGTTCGCGATCCTGGTCGAGGACTCCACCGGCACCGAGCAGCTGGCCGACCTCGCGCAGTCCGTCCTCACCGCGCTCCAGGAGCCCTTCGACCTGTCCGGGCAGCGGCTCTCGGTCTCCGCCTCCATCGGCGTGGTCGAGCGGCGCGCGCACGGCTCGACGGCGACGCAGCTGATGCAGGCCGCCGACACCACGCTGTACTGGGCCAAGGCCGACGGCAAGGCCCGCTGGACCCTCTTCGACCCCGAGCGCAACGCGCACCGGATGACCCGGCAGGCGCTCTCCTCCACCCTGCGGCCGGCCGTGGAGCGGGGCGAGTTCGTGCTGGAGTACCAGCCGCTCGTGGACCTCGTCGACGGGGCGGTGCGCGGGGTGGAGGCGCTGGTGCGCTGGGACCACCCGCAGTTCGGGCTGCTCACGCCGAATCGGTTCGTCGGGATCGCCGAGGAGGACGGCTCGATCGTCGAGCTGGGCCGCTGGGTGCTGCACACCGCCTGCCGCCAGGCCCGGCAGTGGCAGAAGGACCACCCGGGCGACCGGCCGATCTTCGTCAGCGTCAATGTGGCGGTACGTCAGGTCTGGGACTCCGACCTGGTCGCCGACGTCGCCGGCATCCTCGCCGAGACCGGGCTCGCGCCGCATCTGCTCCAGCTGGAGCTGACCGAGTCCGCCGTCATGGGCTCGGCCGGCCGGCCGCTGCAGGCGCTCCAGGCGCTGAGCGACATGGGGGTGCGGATCGCGATCGACGACTTCGGCACCGGCTATTCGAACCTCGCCTATCTGAGCCGGCTGCCGGTCTCCGTGCTCAAGCTGGACGGATCGTTCGTGCGCGGCTTCCAGGACGAGGAGCACGCCAACCCGGCGGACGAGCTGATCGTCGAGGCGCTGGTCGGGCTCTCGCACCGGCTCGGGCTCACGGTCACCGCCGAGTGCGTGGAGACCTCGGGCCAGGCCGCCCGGCTGCGCCGGATCGGCTGCGACACCGGCCAGGGCTGGCTGTACTCCCGGCCGGTGGCGCCGGACCGCATCGCGGAACTGATCGGGGTCGCGCCCCTGCCCGTACAGCCGCAGCCGGCGTAGCCCGTACGGAAGAATCCACGCAGGGCATGGAACTGCCCCCGGCCGGAGGGACATTCCGGGCGGGGGCAGTGGTTCATGAGGGGTTCACACCGGGGTGACTAGCAGGCGCCGAGGTCCTGCCAGACGCCCCACTCGCCGGTCGTGCCCGGCTCCTCGTTCTGCGTCCACCACTTGGCCTTCCAGTTGTGGCCCTTGTGGGACACGGTCTGGCCGCCGGTGTAGACCTGGCCGGCGACGTACGCCGGGTTGGTGCAGCCGGTGGGCGGGGTGGTGGTCTGCGTCGGGTCCGGCGTGGGCTCCGTGGTCGGCGGAGTCGTGGGGGCCGTCGTCGGCGGGGTGGTGGGCGGGGTGGTCGGGTCGGTCGGGGTCGAGCCGACCGCGGTCACGATCTGGTTGAAGAGCGTGGCGTTGGCGTCCAGGCCGAGCAGCGAGTACATCATCGCGCCGGCGAGACCGCGCTGGTGGGCGTAGTCGGCGCGGGCCTGGATGGTGCGCTGGTCGAGACCGGTGAAGAACTCGCCGTCCTTGTAGAAGTAGGCGGACTTGGCCTGGTCGTCCCAGAAGGTGGTCGCCGGGTTGTCGACGATGCCGCCGAGCTCCTTGTAGTACGCGATGCCGGCCGCCTGGCTCAGCGGGCGGGCGTTGGAGCCGCCGGT from Streptomyces fradiae includes:
- a CDS encoding putative bifunctional diguanylate cyclase/phosphodiesterase, giving the protein MALVDRDGIVLAANDALGSLLGADADALRRQAAADLVDLAADGRTWHAYREVLGGRRSRFRCTRRLKHPDGRSLWAEVTVAPVPDSPRVLLSVADISDRRELQARLRHLQMHDPVTRLPNRTLFFERLTAALESAATEGPAAGEAPREHTHRTHETYQSYESYGHGRTGRIGICYLDLDGFKAVNDTLGHRVGDRLLAAVAGRLTECADGYGYTRSGGGHLVARLGGDEFAILVEDSTGTEQLADLAQSVLTALQEPFDLSGQRLSVSASIGVVERRAHGSTATQLMQAADTTLYWAKADGKARWTLFDPERNAHRMTRQALSSTLRPAVERGEFVLEYQPLVDLVDGAVRGVEALVRWDHPQFGLLTPNRFVGIAEEDGSIVELGRWVLHTACRQARQWQKDHPGDRPIFVSVNVAVRQVWDSDLVADVAGILAETGLAPHLLQLELTESAVMGSAGRPLQALQALSDMGVRIAIDDFGTGYSNLAYLSRLPVSVLKLDGSFVRGFQDEEHANPADELIVEALVGLSHRLGLTVTAECVETSGQAARLRRIGCDTGQGWLYSRPVAPDRIAELIGVAPLPVQPQPA